A genome region from Bombus terrestris chromosome 10, iyBomTerr1.2, whole genome shotgun sequence includes the following:
- the LOC105666131 gene encoding uncharacterized protein LOC105666131, with the protein MEASIIATTNVTNIADCVLELVSNSLSANATAIAIRFHIEQRKIQVIDNGIGIPKIRLNAMAEYNNENSLNYSNIYDLCSWRKHTIINIRRLSNAMIITSRYYLSRKTYMKIFKVNCEPRIIKIERRPSQGTTVSIHGFHELSLNKWNITFMYHLIGNIAIANPQTSFTIRDDHQKKINMIITKPHNPIYIFKSLYSLEVLLHKIWYIRCMKKPNIKYCAYIGLADSKDTASQYIFLNNKLVHCPLILKIISTTFINTLKFFERQHYEHIPKNEAVFILLFLVCNNYTFTIENKKRTLIFSNIQDLMECIRSKILHIFTKGIKPLCEEEFRKGNETRLTAEDLVTPVSQTDNLNKNSIQLTLSEWSNWSYSKDWKQLENDSLKFYKHFDFLPEKLHKLLRGNTKLIKTDILNEYNGSVYSIKLKSGLQSKHL; encoded by the exons ATGGAAGCGTCGATTATTGCTACTACTAATGTGACGAATATTGCAGATTGTGTGTTAGAATTG GTGTCAAATTCTTTATCTGCCAACGCTACAGCAATTGCAATACGATTTCACATTGAACAACGTAAAATTCAAGTAATAGACAATGGTATAGGAATACCGAAAATACGATTAAATGCGATGGCAGAATACAATAATGAAAATTCTTtgaattattcaaatatatacgATTTATGCAGCTGGAGAAAGCATACGATTATTAACATTCGTAGATTGTCTAATGCTATGATAATAACATCTAGATATTATTTGTCACGTAAAACATATATGAAG ATTTTCAAAGTAAACTGTGAaccaagaattattaaaattgaaagaaggCCTTCTCAAGGTACTACAGTAAGCATTCATGGATTCCATGAGTTATCTTTAAATAAGTGGAATATAACTTTCATGTATCATTTGATTGGAAACATTGCCATAGCCAATCCTCAG aCTTCATTCACCATAAGAGATGATCATCAAAAGAAAATTAACATGATAATCACTAAGCCACACAAtccaatatatatttttaagtcaTTATATAGTCTAGAAGTGTTACTTCATAAAATATGGTATATAAGATGTATGAAGAAGCCTAATATCAAATACTGTGCATACATTGGATTAGCTGATTCTAAAGATACAGCTtctcaatatatttttttaaataataaacttGTTCATTGTCCCTTaatcttaaaaataatttcaactaCTTTCATTAATAcattaaaattcttcgaaagGCAACATTATGAACATATACCAAAGAATGAGGcagttttcattttattatttcttgtgtgtaataattatacttttacTATTGAGAATAAGAAGCGAACTTTGATATTTTCTAATATACAAGATTTAATGGAATGTATTAGAagtaaaatattacatatttttacaaaaggTATTAAACCTTTATGTGAAGAAGAATTTAGGAAAGGTAATGAAACACGGTTGACTGCAGAAGATTTAGTTACACCTGTTTCACAAACTGATAATCTTAACAAAAACAGTATACAGTTAACTCTTTCTGAATGGTCTAATTGGTCTTATTCTAAGGATTGGAAACAACTAGAAAATGATTCACTAAAATTCTATAAGCATTTTGATTTCCTGCCAGAAAAATTGCATAAATTACTACGTGGAAAcacaaaattgataaaaacagACATTTTAAATGAATATAACGGAAGTGTATATTCAATCAAATTGAAATCTGGATTGCAGAGTAAACATCTTTAA
- the LOC105666132 gene encoding DNA mismatch repair protein MLH3 gives VPDILPHQELDIRPCKTVQRFREFTLNKKVLKLIKVLGQINNELIVGLITKNNMKMLLLMDQHAIHERIRYEHLLYGYESQIRTQLFSIKLKDPIIIQLPASSCNLLLSNNMILKKFGITFSVIDNNTVMIRAVPECLRKNKYYHDELKLKLKVQNLLNELVQNFSSYDSNYATNILPSTIHNAIAMEACHEHYIYYHLMKSILGAIKFGDSLSLKECKRLLKLLNKTKIPTQCAHGRPSIIPLLELTDLERRHIKIVRVSNTFFVCYILNKGKLIYRFIHLQQFKFCSTYFYQIFLFFSVKLHKSVLH, from the exons GTTCCAGATATATTGCCTCACCAAGAACTTGACATACGTCCATGTAAAACTGTCCAGCGATTCCGTGAATTCACTTTAAATAAGAAAGTTTTGAAACttattaaa GTATTAGGCCAAATAAACAATGAACTGATAGTAGGTTTAATAACCAAAAATAATATGAAGATGCTTTTATTAATGGATCAACATGCAATTCATGAAAGAATTAGATATGAGCATTTGCTTTATG GATATGAATCACAGATAAGAACCCAATTGTTTTCCATCAAATTAAAAGATCCTATAATCATACAACTTCCTGCGAGTAGCTGCAATTTACTCTTATctaataatatgatattaaaaaagtTTGGTATAACTTTTAGTGTGATAGATAATAACACAGTAATGATACGTGCAGTGCCAGAATGTTTAAGGAAGAACAAATACTATCATGATGAATTAAAACTAAAGTTAAAAGTACAGAATCTTTTAAACGAATTAGTACAAAACTTTTCAAGTTATGATAGCAATTATGCAACCAACATTTTACCATCTACCATTCACAATGCAATTGCAATGGAAGCATGCCATG aacattatatttactACCATCTAATGAAAAGTATTTTAGGAGCTATAAAATTCGGAGATTCACTTTCATTAAAAGAATGTAAGCGGCTTTTGAAATTACTAAACAAGACGAAGATACCTACTCAATGTGCTCATGGACGACCATCCATAATACCTCTATTGGAACTAACAGATTTAGAAAGACGACATATAAAAATCGTTCGGGTAAGTAATACATTTTTCGTatgctatatattaaataaagggAAACTCATTTATAGATTCATTCACTTGCAACAATTTAAATTCTGttctacatatttttatcaaatttttctattcttctcAGTGAAATTGCATAAGTCAGTATTACATTAG
- the LOC100644025 gene encoding endoribonuclease CG2145, whose translation MNIKIVLICTSLVFSVFVDIGDGKWSGRRAGSSGWGSSVFRSRSTPRPRISQTSRNTYQQSNQGGSTPNKVGWNVANDKKPASGTNTAPKPSAPISEQSSKTSATNVQSGYNPSGGYPSQPASNPYHTNPNSNLSPGQGHNPSVGGYNPSIGGYNPVGQGYNPSLGHGYNPAPGQGYNPGIGGHASYPGNPSYGGYNPGYGQSFNPSMGQTPQQTILLSQGQKPGIGQLAKEAFVFAGVSAGVNAAVNRLIPGGIYGTRGTSSGTAPSHTEITYNNYYNNGTAIVPAPNSDQPAAAAAPTAQPAAGSIAQPQPAQSAAQPAAETSQASQNNAGTNASPNNQNSQDSAQNNPNPLGFVTSNDDIKKLTENLFEKEKNSALKHITINLQGQKKDDSTSDDAAEPLLTVNNEAYEIPTVKAVIALHDNYELNVKTKETVTSEERKEESELLDKILETDVMKSIMKFLADKGYIQDDEYEFKDTMKRIWFSQFKRIDGDASSSGFETVFLAEQFDSDIIGLHNWIYYAKQEAEKKVNYLGYMKEVKLGDKGAVLKIRSSLNDIVQPVSTIFVGTSPELEFALYTMCFFTRPNNPCPISLGGTEFVIFVSRVNYFGKDILISGYPDI comes from the exons ATGAACATCAAGATAGTTCTAATCTGCACCAGTCTCGTTTTTTCCGTGTTTG TCGACATCGGAGATGGAAAATGGTCTGGACGAAGAGCCGGGAGCAGTGGTTGGGGGAGTTCTGTATTTCGTTCGAGGTCAACACCTCGTCCTCGTATATCTCAAACTTCTCGAAATACGTACCAGCAAAGTAATCAAG GAGGCTCCACTCCTAATAAAGTAGGGTGGAACGTTGCGAACGATAAGAAACCAGCAAGTGGAACCAATACCGCGCCTAAACCATCTGCTCCTATATCCGAACAGAGTTCTAAAACTAGCGCGACTAACGTCCAATCTGGATACAATCCTTCAG GTGGATATCCTAGTCAACCAGCCAGCAATCCTTATCATACCAACCCCAACTCAAATCTATCACCTGGACAAGGTCATAATCCATCAGTTGGGGGTTACAACCCTTCAATTGGAGGTTACAATCCAGTTGGTCAAGGATACAATCCCTCTCTAGGTCATGGTTATAATCCAGCACCTGGTCAAGGCTACAATCCTGGAATAGGAGGACATGCATCTTATCCTGGAAATCCATCTTATGGTGGCTACAATCCAGGCTATGGACAGTCTTTTAATCCATCCATGGGACAAACGCCACAACAAACGATTCTCTTATCGCAAGGACAGAAACCTGGTATAGGGCAATTAGCAAAAGAAGCGTTCGTCTTCGCTGGTGTGAGCGCCGGAGTGAACGCAGCCGTGAATCGATTAATACCAGGAGGAATCTATGGCACGAGAGGCACTAGTAGCGGAACTGCTCCCAGCCACACCGAAATTActtataataattactataataatGGAACTGCTATTGTCCCGGCTCCAAATTCTGATCAACCGGCAGCTGCCGCAGCTCCTACGGCTCAACCAGCAGCTGGTTCGATTGCTCAGCCTCAACCAGCTCAATCAGCTGCTCAACCTGCTGCTGAGACATCTCAAGCTTCACAGAATAACGCAGGTACCAATGCATCACCGAATAATCAAAACTCTCAAGATTCAGCACAAAACAATCCTAATCCTCTGGGATTCGTCACCTCTAATGATGACATCAAAAAGTTAACGGAAAATTTATTCGAGAAAGAGAAGAACAGTGCTCTTAAGCATATAACGATCAATTTGCAAGGCCAGAAGAAAGATGATAGCACCAGCGACGACGCTGCTGAACC GTTGCTGACTGTGAATAATGAAGCTTACGAGATTCCAACCGTGAAAGCCGTGATAGCCTTACACGATAACTATGAACTTAACGTTAAAACGAAAGAGACGGTTACGTCAGAAGAGCGAAAAGAGGAATCGGAACTTCTTGATAAGATCCTAGAAACAGACGTGATGAAATCAATAATGAAATTCTTGGCCGATAAAGGATACATCCAAGATGATGAATATGAGTTTAAGGATACTATGAAGCGCATATGGTTCTCTCAATTCAAACGAATTGACGGAGATGCGTCGAGTTCCGGTTTTGAAACTGTGTTTCTAGCTGAACAGTTTGACTCAGATATAATTGGACTACATAATTGGATCTATTACGCGAAGCAAGAAGCAGAGAAGAAGGTCAATTATCTTGGATATATGAAGGAAGTCAAACTGGGTGAT AAAGGAGCAGTTTTAAAAATACGTTCATCGCTAAACGATATAGTGCAACCGGTCTCAACCATTTTTGTCGGTACATCACCGGAATTGGAATTCGCTTTGTATACGATGTGCTTCTTTACTCGGCCTAACAACCCTTGCCCAATTTCTTTAGGAGGAACTGAATTCGTGATTTTCGTGAGCAGAGTCAATTACTTtggaaaagatattttaatttcggGATATCCTGACATTTAG
- the LOC100644333 gene encoding endoribonuclease CG2145, whose product MKFKTYFFIFICVFFVIYGTSAKYKFGSKISFGKGSFHGSTNGRSRGTSHGTSYRFPYGGTSNRAKSNQRVHDYGVSNSKPSHSTGNSAGPIQQNKNINTDFLKAEGGGATRPGQATIGQANPTWSNPYLRDNKPTVPAQQHSLAYPEANKSPVPNSLPAVPGFQPPPIGFKYPQTHSTSGTYPTNPIHISSNPISHPNYPANPIPSGNPYSTNPSSFHPANSMPLGNPYSIHPSGPAFNVPGHSPSNYPQQTHVLAQPAVQPFVPGQTILMMPGQQDSGRGFGQMVKEALVFSTINAGVNRLINPHTHYVETKPADSAPPTPTTHVTYNNQYFNTVPDGYNKMNPTNVSQGTELPTSPTGLPNFPNRAFTSNVGGNSIPSSGSASPNIPDIPSSTTRHVFGSGINENVITSSTGSNNPANINKSFHYTISDDELFKISEELFAKNSRNMNNYIKMNLQTRVTSTNITDEAKKPLFEVDPELLEYPSIYVIRTLYDSYEYDSRKKLNRSSEIRKQENLLLDIFLNTNEMSRAMEWLADRGFIAPDDFERKDVLRRIWFTVFDGSTCGFERVFASEKYDTTIIGVQDWIYFENQESLKRIDYMGYVDKLDLGSTASLVKLNFQQDGNIRQNATIFVGTLPELEMALYTICFYARSNDLCPVSLGATKFTIYTHSFTYFGIQIIDFASPMF is encoded by the exons ATGAAATTCAAGacgtatttttttatatttatttgcgtGTTTTTTGTAATCT ATGGTACTAGcgcaaaatataaatttggCAGTAAAATAAGTTTCGGTAAAGGATCATTTCATGGATCAACAAATGGAAGATCACGTGGAACATCACATGGAACATCATATAGATTCCCATATGGTGGAACATCAAATAGAGCAAAGTCTAATCAAAGAGTTCATGACTATGGAGTATCTAATAGCAAACCTTCACATTCCACAGGAAATTCTGCTG GACCaattcaacaaaataaaaatattaataccgATTTCTTAAAAGCTGAGGGTGGAGGAGCTACACGACCAG gtCAGGCAACAATAGGCCAAGCAAATCCGACCTGGAGTAATCCTTATTTAAGAGACAATAAACCAACTGTACCAGCTCAACAACATTCTCTAGCTTATCCAGAAGCTAATAAATCGCCTGTTCCAAATTCTCTACCAGCTGTACCAGGCTTTCAACCACCTCCAATTGGATTCAAGTATCCACAGACTCATTCAACTAGTGGTACTTATCCTACTAatcctatacatatatcttcgaATCCTATTTCTCATCCAAATTACCCAGCAAATCCAATACCATCAGGGAATCCTTATTCTACAAATCCCTCTTCATTCCACCCAGCAAATTCAATGCCATTAGGGAATCCTTACTCTATACATCCTTCTGGTCCTGCTTTTAATGTACCTGGACACTCTCCTTCTAATTATCCACAGCAAACGCATGTACTTGCACAACCTGCAGTACAGCCATTTGTACCTGGCCAAACTATTCTAATGATGCCTGGACAACAAGATTCTGGTCGAGGTTTTGGCCAAATGGTCAAAGAGGCGCTTGTCTTTTCAACAATTAACGCGGGAGTAAATAGATTAATAAATCCTCATACTCATTACGTAGAAACGAAGCCTGCTGACTCTGCCCCACCAACTCCTACAACTCATGTTACTTACAacaatcaatattttaatactgTACCTGACGGCTATAACAAAATGAACCCCACAAACGTATCACAAGGAACTGAACTTCCTACCTCTCCAACTGGACTCCCTAATTTTCCAAATAGAGCATTTACTTCAAATGTAGGAGGAAATAGTATCCCTTCATCAGGAAGTGCGAGTCCAAATATACCAGACATTCCAAGTTCAACTACAAGACACGTCTTTGGATCAGGCATAAATGAGAATGTAATTACTTCTTCAACTGGATCTAATAATCCTGCTAATATAAACAAATCATTTCATTATACGATCTCGGACGatgaactttttaaaatatcagaAGAGCTGTTCGCAAAAAATTCGCGCAACATGAACAActacataaaaatgaatttacagACTCGAGTTACGTCAACTAACATAACGGATGAAGCCAAAAAGCC ATTATTCGAAGTAGATCCAGAATTATTAGAGTATCCATCAATTTATGTAATACGAACTCTATACGATAGTTACGAGTATGATTCTCGTAAAAAATTGAATCGCAGTTCGGAAATAAGGAAACAAGAGAATCTTTTGCTCGACATCTTTCTAAACACAAACGAGATGTCAAGAGCTATGGAATGGCTAGCTGATCGTGGATTTATCGCTCCGGATGATTTCGAAAGAAAAGACGTACTTCGTCGAATTTGGTTTACTGTATTCGACGGAAGTACATGTGGATTCGAGCGTGTGTTTGCGTCTGAAAAATATGACACAACCATTATTGGTGTGCAAGATTGGATTTATTTCGAAAACCAAGAATCTTTGAAACGCATAGATTACATGGGCTATGTAGATAAATTGGATCTTGGAAGT aCTGCTTCGTTGGTGAAATTAAACTTCCAACAGGATGGAAACATTAGACAAAATGCAACAATATTTGTGGGTACTCTACCTGAGCTGGAGATGGCTTTGTACACAATATGCTTCTACGCAAGATCGAATGATCTCTGCCCAGTTTCCCTCGGCGCCACTAAGTTCACCATTTATACGCATTCATTTACCTATTTCGGAATTCAAATTATAGATTTCGCTTCTCCAATGTTTTAA
- the LOC100643899 gene encoding glyoxalase domain-containing protein 4 gives MVTGRALHFVFKIPDRKITCRFYREILGMKVLRHEEFAEGCEAACNGPYGNRWSKTMIGYGTEDTHFVIELTYNYGIKEYKMGNDFGGITIRSREALQRARAGGWPVQKENGKFVLQAPGGYKYYVIDEPQPLDKDPVEKLTLSSSNLEKTIAYWKDILDLKVFDQTENSVLLGYSEDQAKIEFKDIGTAIDHAAAYGRIAFSVPHAEQPEIQKRIKDSKHKILTDLLTLDTPGKASVRVIILADPDHHEICFVDDEAFRQLSVPDYPSEAILDRYIKKEG, from the exons ATGGTCACCGGACGGGCGcttcattttgtatttaaaataccAGATAGAAAAATAACTTGCAGATTTTACCGGGAAATTCTTGGGATGAAG GTGTTACGGCACGAGGAATTTGCCGAAGGCTGTGAAGCGGCTTGCAATGG ACCATATGGGAATAGATGGAGCAAAACCATGATAGGATATGGAACAGAAGATACTCATTTTGTTATAGAGTTAACTTATAATTATGGGATCAAAGAATACAAAATGGGAAATGATTTTGGTGGGATAACAATCCGGTCTAGGGAAGCACTTCAAAGAGCACGAGCAGGTGGATGGCCAGTGCAAAAAGAAAATGGGAAGTTTGTTTTACAAGCACCTGGTGGTTACAAGTATTATGTTATTGATGAACCACAACCTTTAGATAAAG ATCCTGTAGAAAAATTAACTTTGTCCAGTTCAAACCTTGAAAAAACTATTGCTTATTGGAAAGATATTCTAGACTTGAAAGTATTTGATCAAACTGAAAACAGCGTATTATTAGGATACAGTGAAGATCAGGCAAAGATTGAATTTAAAGATATTG GTACTGCAATTGATCACGCTGCAGCTTATGGACGCATAGCATTCTCAGTTCCTCATGCAGAACAACCAGAAATTCaaaagagaataaaagataGTAAACATAAGATATTGACTGATTTACTCACTTTAGATACTCCAGGAAAAGCTTCTGTAAGAGTTATTATCCTTGCTGACCCA GATCATCATGAAATTTGCTTTGTGGATGATGAAGCATTCCGCCAATTATCAGTTCCAGATTATCCTAGTGAAGCAATTTTGGatagatatattaaaaaagaaggaTAA
- the LOC100643774 gene encoding protein pigeon, translated as MVENLAAKLCLLLSEKAHSAEQWKLLGQEKDGSLLVGWTEETVKDNVNISYTVVGHYDRINDNLQVLHQFTEVLNIVQATINQSRTVFGYIIKQKVSVETRVNSESTEDKDQSIPTEIEMYEAFIVELKGREVNIHSLDAKKSKQVRIQFLYKEKEHGQWDKFLLLIHQECIMIYTVIFDTSVSNVYSIQELKSEPLVKAFIWAQWDMVNQVLYHIHHKKIPISLVSEDEEEKENKTERTNPTLSGLQFHDELPHETVLNIPLNLPQLSTSSNCGTYEDDVIPLRVHDCSLDLIVVSDPKGMVCVCHHYLYRPVKPQQHVLNSLNESNTVHFAYSVTLLHRSCVIHCVIPGIPWSHAKLIRPTFAIYEHHHMIVLVPGLFTHVLEIGTNHEPCCHILCGPLISLPSRSSYLVPLLELETNTKGSKKKYDTSSLEGSSTSQFNMNILTIDLPTLDLVQLTISSDFLTEVFRKENSIEVRLGILHYFLCHRNDLDIISELVCAIAEKPRSLEIVRYMQEILIGGSYALVQKNLLADAIPLLALLPVTTMEEYISFEIKVNDLSITLSHEKLWNTSVMLLSPQQRLIPYRSDLWTRLWDQLSKNNGDKTRFKPSKIAEKLLVSLACYQPEALSRSSTPMSPSGGLVVATVSLGDLSSGRSNKLMDSGLLFNETESCTASKQEHIVSVNLRELSMYLLKHGTQTSITHLKGSCTPLHVHAMATRHVAAQLETSRALCQMLCRAASVDPRIEQERGFILVDQLDEIRRWLLFVLLERYRRAIESIAFPAPQGFTSFFTYLGYRTLKYSMFLQYVQRSVFELQVDVSKIIMADISDTKENAIRKLTLLSLLPRSRAKRLLNQWLHPVSFMFRAREHAANILSGEICQNRGRILQYRNHHNGLAAFPSADRLSPLDTFLDLLTAKASLAELDFGLLIEATVTSTEDFL; from the exons ATGGTAGAAAACCTTGCAGCAAAATTATGTTTACTTCTGTCGGAAAAAGCACATTCAG cCGAACAATGGAAATTACTGGGTCAAGAGAAGGATGGTTCCTTATTAGTTGGATGGACAGAGGAAACTGTAAAGGACAATGTAAACATATCATATACAGTTGTAGGCCACTACGACCGGATTAATGATAACTTACAG GTATTGCACCAATTCACAGAGGTATTAAATATTGTACAAGCAACAATAAATCAAAGTCGTACTGTTTTTggatatataataaaacaaaaagtttCTGTAGAGACAAGGGTAAATTCAGAGTCTACAGAAGACAAAGATCAGAGTATACCAACTGAAATTGAAATGTATGAAGCATTTATTGTTGAATTAAAAGGACGAGAAGTAAATATACACAGTTTGGATGCAAAGAAATCTAAACAAGtgagaattcaatttttatataaagaaaaagaacatgGACAATGggataaatttttgttattaattcatCAAGAAT GTATTATGATATACACTGTAATCTTTGATACATCTGTATCAAATGTTTATTCAATACAAGAATTAAAATCTGAACCATTAGTTAAAGCATTTATTTGGGCTCAATGGGACATGGTAAATCAGGTTTTATATCATATACACCATAAAAAAATTCCAATAAGTTTAGTTTCTGAAgatgaagaggaaaaagaaaataaaacagaaagaaCTAATCCAACACTTAGTGGACTTCAATTTCATGATGAATTGCCGCATGAAACAGTG CTAAATATACCACTAAATTTACCTCAATTATCAACTTCTTCCAACTGTGGGACATATGAGGATGATGTTATACCTTTAAGGGTTCACGATTGTTCTTTAGATCTTATTGTAGTTTCTGACCCTAAAGGAATGGTCTGTGTTTGCCATCATTACTTATATCGTCCAGTAAAACCACAGCAGCATGTACTTAATTCATTGAATGAATCTAATACAGTACACTTTGCATATTCTGTAACACTTCTTCATCGCAGCTGTGTGATTCATTGTGTTATACCAGGCATACCATGGTCTCATGCTAAACTTATACGACCGACATTCGCAATATATGAACATCATCACATGATTGTTCTTGTACCAGGTCTATTTACTCATGTTCTCGAAATTGGAACAAATCATGAACCATGTTGCCACATATTATGTGGTCCTTTAATTTCCCTTCCATCTCGTTCTTCTTATTTGGTACCATTGCTTGAGTTAGAAACTAATACCAAAGGAAGCAAAAAAAAATATGATACATCTTCCCTAGAAGGAAGCAGTACATCTCAATTTAACATGAACATATTAACAATAGACTTGCCAACACTGGATTTAGTACAATTAACAATCTCATCCGACTTTCTTACTGAAGTATTTCGTAAAGAAAATTCGATAGAAGTACGCTtgggtatattgcattactttcTTTGTCATAGAAATGATCTGGATATTATTTCAGAATTAGTATGTGCGATTGCAGAGAAACCTAGATCATTGGAAATTGTACGGTACATGCAAGAAATTCTCATTGGTGGTTCATATGCTTTAGTACAAAAAAATTTATTAGCAGATGCTATACCTTTATTGGCTTTGTTGCCTGTTACGACTATGGAAGAGTACATAAGTTTTGAGATTAAAGTGAACGACTTAAGTATAACATTGAGTCATGAAAAACTATGGAATACATCTGTAATGTTACTATCACCACAACAAAGGTTGATTCCTTACCGCAGTGACTTGTGGACTCGATTGTGGGATCAACTTAGTAAAAATAACGGAGATAAAACAAGATTTAAGCCGAGTAAAATCGCAGAAAAATTATTAGTTTCTTTAGCATGTTATCAACCTGAAGCATTATCCAGATCCAGTACACCAATGTCTCCAAGTGGAGG ATTAGTTGTGGCTACAGTGTCGCTTGGAGATTTATCAAGTGGTCGTAGTAATAAACTCATGGACTCAGGTTTGCTATTTAATGAAACAGAAAGTTGTACTGCTTCTAAGCAGGAACATATTGTATCTGTAAATTTACGAGAATTATCCatgtatttattaaaacatgGTACCCAGACATCAATAACGCATCTTAAGGGATCGTGTACTCCATTACACGTTCACGCAATGGCAACTAGACATGTAGCTGCGCAATTAGAAACATCACGGGCTCTTTGTCAAATGTTATGTCGAGCGGCTAGCGTCGATCCACGAATTGAACAAGAGCGCGGTTTTATTCTTGT CGATCAATTAGACGAAATAAGACGATGGTTATTGTTCGTATTATTGGAGCGCTATAGGCGCGCAATAGAAAGTATAGCATTCCCAGCACCACAAGGATTTACATCGTTTTTTACTTATCTTGGATATAGAACCCTAAAATATTCGATGTTTTTACAATATGTACAACGATCAGTATTTGAATTACAAGTCGATGTCAGCAAAATTATTATGGCTG ATATTAGTGATACAAAAGAAAATGCCATTCGTAAATTAACTTTATTGTCTTTATTACCAAGATCACGAGCAAAAAGACTTTTAAATCAATGGTTACATCCTGTAAGCTTTATGTTCAGAGCTCGTGAACACGCTGCAAATATTTTATCTGGTGAGATATGCCAAAACCGTGGTAGAATATTGCAATACAGAAATCATCATAATG gTTTAGCAGCATTTCCTTCAGCAGATCGTTTATCTCCGTTGGACACATTTCTTGATCTTCTTACAGCAAAAG cTAGTCTAGCTGAGTTAGATTTTGGCCTGCTTATAGAAGCTACAGTAACATCTACAGAAGATTTTTTATAG